One window of Papio anubis isolate 15944 chromosome 10, Panubis1.0, whole genome shotgun sequence genomic DNA carries:
- the AP1S3 gene encoding AP-1 complex subunit sigma-3 encodes MIHFILLFSRQGKLRLQKWYITLPDKERKKITREIVQIILSRGHRTSSFVDWKELKLVYKRYASLYFCCAIENQDNELLTLEIVHRYVELLDKYFGNVCELDIIFNFEKAYFILDEFIIGGEIQETSKKIAVKAIEDSDMLQETMEEYMNKPTF; translated from the exons ATACATTTCATATTGCTCTTCAGTCGACAAGGGAAATTACGGCTACAGAAATGGTACATCACTCTGCCTgacaaagagaggaagaagatcaCCCGGGAAATTGTTCAGATTATTCTCTCCCGTGGTCACAGGACAAGCAGTTTTGTTGACTGGAAGGAACTAAAACTTGTTTATAAAAG gtATGCTAGTTTATATTTTTGCTGTGCAATAGAAAATCAGGACAATGAGCTCTTGACGCTAGAGATTGTGCATCGTTACGTGGAGCTGCTGgacaaatattttggaaat GTCTGCGAGCTGGatattatctttaattttgaaaaggcTTATTTCATCCTGGACGAGTTTATAATAGGTGGAGAAATTCAGGAAACATCCAAGAAAATTGCTGTCAAAGCCATTGAAGACTCTGATATGTTACAGGAG ACAATGGAAGAATACATGAATAAGCCTACATTTTAA